The DNA window CTCATCGATGATCGCACCGATCGCAGTGCTGCTCTCGACAGGGTCGCCCACCGGCAGGTTCTTGGCCTTGTCTGCGAGCGTAGAGACGTACTCGTCGTAGACGGCGTCGTGGACGATGTGACGCCCTGCCGCCATGCAGATCTGGCCCTGATGCATGAAGGAGCCGAACGCAGCGGCGGAGGCGGCCTGAGCGGGGTCCGCATCCTCCAGCACGATCATCGCGTTCTTGCCGCCGAGCTCCAGATGAGCACGCTTGAGCAGACGGGAGCAGGCCCACCGGCAGACCGGCCTCCTCGAAGATGCGCATGATGGTGACGCCGCCGGAGACGGTGGTGCGCGGATCCGGCTTCAGCAGAACGGCGTTGCCCAGTGCCAGGGCGGGCGCCACGGCCCGGATGGCCAGGATCAGGGGAAAGTTGAAGGGCGCGATCACTGAGACCACACCTAGGGGACGGCGGCGGGCGAAGGACCAACGGTCATCGTTGGATGAGAGCACCTCACCCTGAGCGAGAGTGGGAAGCGCGGCGGCGTCGAAGCATTCAGCGGCGGCCACGTGGGTCTCCAGGCCGGCTTTGGCCGCGATCCCACCGGACTCACGCTGGATCCACCCGTGGATCTCCTCGGCGTGCTCTTCGAAGAGATCACCCGCTCTGCGCACCAGGGCGGCCCGCTCCTCCGGCTTCGTCCGCACCCAATCCTTCTGCGCGGCGGCGGCCGACGCCGCGGCTCGCCGCACATCCTCGGCCGTGGCGAATCCTTGGGTGCCCAGCTGCTGGGACGTGGCCGGTTCGACGACCGGCCGGGTGCCTCCAGAACCTGAGGTCCATTCGTCGACGAAGATCTTCCCGTCCCAGACGGCGGTGTCCAGCAGCCCCATAGCAGCTCTCCTCAGAACGTGAGTCGTGCGTCATGTTCTGAGTCCACCGGGTTCGGACGCGAGACACAAGAGCTTCATCCGTTCAACGAGAGTGGTCCCGCTGGGGTCGGGACACCCGATCCGCTCAGCTCAGGCTGGCCAGATAATCGGACAGCGCCGCACGCTGCTTGACTCCGAGCCCGCCGATGCGGCGGTTCTCCGAGATGCCCAGCTCCTCCAAGACCTTGCCAGCGGTGACACGGCCGATGCCGGGGAGCGCCTCCAGCAGCTCGAGAGTCTTGAGACGAGCGACGGCCTCCGAGGAGTCGGCCTTCTTCAGGACATCGGGGAAGCTGGTCTTGCCCGCCCCGAAGCTCTGCTTCAGCTCAGCACGCTCGATCCGTGCTGCCAGCGCCTTCTTCCGGGCCTTATCGCGTTCTTCTGTGCTGAGTTCTCGCAGAGCCACGGTTGATTCTCCTCCAAGTGGGGCGGTGCGGCGCACCGGACATCACATGTGCCAGAATCTAGCGGCAATCTCCTCGAGGGGCAATAGCCTCTGACCCGCCCGAGTCCGTTTTCCGCAGAGAAGCTCCAGCTCAGCCCCCAGGCAGACCAGCTCAGCGCAGCTCGGCCGCTGCCCTCTCGACAGCCTCCGCCAACGCCTTGGGGGCCGGCCCTGCGGCCAGGATGCTCCGTGAAGCGTTCACCAGCACCTGGGGGTAAGCAGCTCCGAACCCTGCACGCAGGCTCTGGGCCGTTGCGCCCTGAGCCCCGTATCCGGGGGCCAGGATCGGCATGGGCCCGGCCGTGAGGTCGATGCCGTGCTCGGCCGCCAGACTCGCCGTGGTGGCCCCGACGACCAGACCGATGTCGGCCAGGCCCTCCTGCCCCGCTTCCCGGCCGGTGTCCGCCTGAGCGACTGCACGGACGATCTGCTCGGCCACAGTCACATGCTCACGCGCGGCCAGCTGCACCTGCTGCCCCTCCGGATTGGAGGTCAGCGCCAGCACGAAGAGCCCTGCCCCATGCCGAGCCGCGGCCTCCACGGCCGGGGCCAGCGAACCGAAGCCCAGGAAAGGGGTGACGGTGAGGGCGTCGGCGGCGAACTCGGACTCCGGGTCGAGCCACGCCTCGGCGTAGGCGGCCATCGTGGAGCCGATGTCTCCTCGCTTGGCGTCGGCGATGACCAGGAGCCCGGCCTCACGTGCCTCACGCTGGATCTCTGCCAGGGCCTGCATCCCGGAGACGCCGTAGCGCTCGAAGAAGGCCACCTGCGGCTTGATCACGCCAGCCCGGCCGGCCGTCGCGGCGATCACCCGGTGACCGAACTCTCGCAGCCCGGAGGCGTCGTCGTTCAGTCCCCAGGTGGTGAGCATGCCCGGGTGCGGGTCGAGACCCACGCAGAGGCGTCCATGTCGCTCCATGGCCGCGGTGAGTCTGGCCCCGAAACCACCCGAGCCCTCAGGCGCTGCTGTCACCGGCCCGCCGCCTCAGCCAGCCGCTGCTCGTGCTCCTGCAGCGAAGAGACCGACCAGGTGAACTGACGCTGAGCCTCGATGGCCTGCAGGGCGGCACCGAACTCGGCCACGGTGGTGATAACCGGGGTGCCCATCGAGGTGGCGGCGGCGCGGATCTCGTAGCCGTCGCTGCGCGCGTCGCCACCGGAGGGCGTATTGATGATCAGCGCGATCTCTCCGCCCTGAACCGCTTCCAGGATGGTCCCAGTCTCGCCGCCGTCGACATCGGCGATCTTCGCGACGACTTCGGTCTCGATGCCGTTGCGGCGCAGCACATCAGCGGTGCCTCCGGTGGAGACCACGTCGAAGCCGAGATCCTTGAGCCGTTTGACCGGCATGATGATCGCACGCTTATCCCGATTGGCCACGGAGACGAAGACCTTGCCCGAGGTGGGCAGCGGGTTGTTCGCAGCCTGCTGGGACTTGGCGAAGGCAGTGTCGAAGTGCTTGTCGATGCCCATCACTTCGCCGGTGGAGCGCATCTCGGGGCCCAGCAGCGAATCCACCACACGGCCCTCCTGCGTGCGGAAGCGGGCGAAGGGCAGCACAGCCTCCTTGACCGAGACCGGTGCGCCCGGGGGCAGGAGGGACCCGTCTCCCGACTCAGGAAGCACGCCGGCGCTCGGATGGCCGGAGCCGGCACGCAGCTCAGCGATGCTGATGCCGATGCCGATATGCGCAGCGGCCTTGGCCAGCTGCACGCCGGTGGCTTTGGAGACGAAGGGGACGGTGCGGGACGCCCGCGGGTTCGCCTCGATCACGTAGAGCACATCGGAGGCCACAGCGAACTGGATGTTGATCAGGCCGCGGACCCCGACGCCGGCCGCGATGGCCTTGGTAGCCTCGCGCACCCGCTGCAGGATGTCGGGGCCGAGGGTGATCGGAGGCAGCACACAGGCGGAGTCGCCCGAATGGATGCCGGCCTCCTCGATGTGCTCCATGATGCCGCCGAGGTAGAGCTCCTCGCCGTCGAAGAGGGCGTCGACGTCGACCTCGATGGCGTCCTCCAGGAACCGGTCCACCAGGACAGGGTGCTCGGGAGTGACCTCCGTGGCATTGGCGATGTAGCGCTCCAGGCCCGGCTCGTCGTAGACGATCTCCATACCGCGTCCGCCCAGGACGTAGCTGGGCCGGACCAGCACCGGGTATCCGATGCCGTCGGCCACCCGCTTGGCGTCCTCGAAGCTGACGGCGGTGCCGTTCTTCGGCGCGATCAGCCCAGCCTTCTGCAGGACCTGGTCGAACTCTCCGCGGTCCTCGGCCAGGTCGATGGCCTCCGGGCTGGTGCCGAGGATGGGCACCCCGGCGTCGGCGAGCTGCTCAGCCAGCTTCAGCGGAGTCTGTCCGCCCAGCTGGACGAAGACGCCGGCCACGCCGCCGGTCCGCTCCTCGGCGGCGATGATCTCCAGGACGTCCTCGAGGGTCAGCGGTTCGAAGTAGAGGCGGGTCGAGACGTCGTAGTCAGTGGAGACAGTCTCCGGGTTGCAGTTGACCATGACGGTCTCATAGCCGGCCTCTCGCAGCGCCAGCGTGGCGTGGACGCAGGAGTAGTCGAACTCGATGCCCTGTCCGATGCGGTTGGGACCTGAGCCCAGGATGATGACCGAGGGCTTCTGGTGATCACCGATCTCGTCCTCCCTGTCATAGGACGAGTAGTGGTAGGGAGTGAACGCAGGGAACTCCGCAGCGCAGGTGTCCACTGTCTTATAGACCGGGCGGATCCCCAGAGCGTGGCGGACGCCACGGACCACGGCGGGATCCATATGACGCAGCGCGCCGATCTGTTCGTCGGAGAAGCCGTGGCGCTTGGCTGTGCGCAGAGTGACGACGTCGAGCTC is part of the Nesterenkonia lacusekhoensis genome and encodes:
- the mihF gene encoding integration host factor, actinobacterial type → MALRELSTEERDKARKKALAARIERAELKQSFGAGKTSFPDVLKKADSSEAVARLKTLELLEALPGIGRVTAGKVLEELGISENRRIGGLGVKQRAALSDYLASLS
- the pyrF gene encoding orotidine-5'-phosphate decarboxylase, with the translated sequence MTAAPEGSGGFGARLTAAMERHGRLCVGLDPHPGMLTTWGLNDDASGLREFGHRVIAATAGRAGVIKPQVAFFERYGVSGMQALAEIQREAREAGLLVIADAKRGDIGSTMAAYAEAWLDPESEFAADALTVTPFLGFGSLAPAVEAAARHGAGLFVLALTSNPEGQQVQLAAREHVTVAEQIVRAVAQADTGREAGQEGLADIGLVVGATTASLAAEHGIDLTAGPMPILAPGYGAQGATAQSLRAGFGAAYPQVLVNASRSILAAGPAPKALAEAVERAAAELR
- the carB gene encoding carbamoyl-phosphate synthase large subunit codes for the protein MPKRTDLNSVMVIGSGPIVIGQAAEFDYSGTQALRVLKEEGVRVILVNSNPATIMTDPEFADATYVEPISPEVVAKIIEKERPDALLPTLGGQTALNTAIALDKDGVLEKYGVELIGANIDAIELGEDREKFKGVVERSGGESARSRIVHSMEEALEAAEDLGYPMVVRPSFTMGGLGSGMAYDEEDLHRIAGAGLQYSPTTEVLLEESILGWKEYELEMMRDANDNVVVVCSIENLDPVGVHTGDSITVAPAMTLTDREYQKLRDIAINVIREVGVDTGGCNIQFAVDPKSGRVVVIEMNPRVSRSSALASKATGFAIAKIATKLAVGYTLDEIPNDITQKTPASFEPTLDYVVVKVPRFAFEKFPAADPTLTTTMKSVGEAMAIGRNFTETLQKALRSLEQRGSEFDFTPAEGQELEALLEGMRTATTDRLYQVQRALLSGVSWEKIFEITAIDPWYLDQLQLINEVAESVRTADELDVVTLRTAKRHGFSDEQIGALRHMDPAVVRGVRHALGIRPVYKTVDTCAAEFPAFTPYHYSSYDREDEIGDHQKPSVIILGSGPNRIGQGIEFDYSCVHATLALREAGYETVMVNCNPETVSTDYDVSTRLYFEPLTLEDVLEIIAAEERTGGVAGVFVQLGGQTPLKLAEQLADAGVPILGTSPEAIDLAEDRGEFDQVLQKAGLIAPKNGTAVSFEDAKRVADGIGYPVLVRPSYVLGGRGMEIVYDEPGLERYIANATEVTPEHPVLVDRFLEDAIEVDVDALFDGEELYLGGIMEHIEEAGIHSGDSACVLPPITLGPDILQRVREATKAIAAGVGVRGLINIQFAVASDVLYVIEANPRASRTVPFVSKATGVQLAKAAAHIGIGISIAELRAGSGHPSAGVLPESGDGSLLPPGAPVSVKEAVLPFARFRTQEGRVVDSLLGPEMRSTGEVMGIDKHFDTAFAKSQQAANNPLPTSGKVFVSVANRDKRAIIMPVKRLKDLGFDVVSTGGTADVLRRNGIETEVVAKIADVDGGETGTILEAVQGGEIALIINTPSGGDARSDGYEIRAAATSMGTPVITTVAEFGAALQAIEAQRQFTWSVSSLQEHEQRLAEAAGR